Proteins encoded together in one Anopheles darlingi chromosome 3, idAnoDarlMG_H_01, whole genome shotgun sequence window:
- the LOC125955458 gene encoding protein twisted gastrulation-like — MVYCDQRLTYRKIESLQLTSIIVVLLLGLTVQSVDGCNEMVCASIVSKCMLTQSCKCDMKSCTCCKECAECLSYLYTECCSCLEMCPKPSETSNELSKQSHIEDLEGFPNLYDVITSEQDAQGRWKVISFPIDIDAALYGPKADTKFLVHSIDMDLKAKRYTDPNKITVNCTVAYQAQCMSWNKCKESCRTMGASSYRWFHDGCCECVGQYCINYGINESRCRECPESKEHGAEDFFNEDELDYGDSVGPMDNSPI, encoded by the coding sequence ATGGTTTACTGCGATCAGCGTCTCACATACCGTAAGATTGAGTCACTTCAACTGAcgtccatcatcgtcgtgttgCTGCTTGGTCTCACAGTCCAGTCGGTGGACGGCTGCAACGAGATGGTTTGTGCCAGCATCGTCTCAAAGTGCATGCTAACGCAAAGCTGCAAATGCGACATGAAAAGCTGCACATGCTGCAAGGAATGCGCCGAGTGTCTGAGCTACCTGTATACcgagtgctgcagctgcctgGAGATGTGCCCTAAGCCGAGCGAGACTTCGAACGAGCTTTCAAAGCAATCACACATCGAGGACCTGGAGGGTTTCCCGAATTTGTACGACGTGATTACGTCCGAACAGGATGCACAGGGCCGCTGGAAGGTGATCTCCTTCCCGATCGATATCGATGCTGCGTTATACGGTCCGAAAGCCGATACCAAGTTCCTTGTCCACTCCATCGACATGGATCTGAAGGCGAAGAGGTATACCGACCCGAACAAGATCACGGTGAACTGCACAGTCGCCTACCAGGCACAGTGCATGTCTTGGAATAAGTGCAAGGAAAGCTGCCGAACGATGGGGGCTAGTAGCTATAGATGGTTTCATGATGGTTGCTGTGAGTGTGTTGGTCAGTACTGCATCAACTATGGCATTAATGAATCGCGCTGCCGTGAATGTCCGGAAAGCAAGGAACATGGCGCAGAGGATTTCTTCAACGAGGACGAGCTCGACTACGGGGACAGCGTTGGTCCGATGGACAACTCGCCCATTTAG